One Saccharomyces kudriavzevii IFO 1802 strain IFO1802 genome assembly, chromosome: 7 DNA segment encodes these proteins:
- the ELP2 gene encoding Elongator subunit ELP2 (similar to Saccharomyces cerevisiae ELP2 (YGR200C); ancestral locus Anc_5.139): protein MAETIVPEAIFIGANKQTQVSDLHKAKKIVAFGAGKTIALWNPIEPNNQGVYATLKGHEAEVTCVRFIPESQFMVSASEDHHVKIWKFTDYSHLQCVQTIEHYSKTIVALTALPNLISVGCADGTITLWRQDTQNDQFSLAHKFTIKRGFFYPLCLSLSKVQENKYLLAIGGTNTHVFIASFVLDNAGIENCQIVAELEGHEDWVKSLAFRHQETPGDYLLCSGSQDRYIRLWRIRANDLIDDSEEDSKKLTLLSNKQYKFNIDDELRVGINFEALIMGHDDWISSLQWHESRLQLLAATADTSLMVWEPDETSGIWVCGLRLGEISSKGASTATGSSGGFWSCLWFTHEGMDFFLTNGKTGSWRMWGTKDNIICDQRLGISGATKDVTDVAWSPTGEYLLATSLDQTTRLFAPWVYDVSGKKREIATWHEFSRPQIHGYDMVCVEPITDTRFVSGGDEKILRSFDLPKGVAGILQKFVGLQFGKEDELPESATVPVLGLSNKAGEDDSYEDDDDDEDDSNNTPDVIDPLSLLECPPMEDQLQRHLLWPEVEKLYGHGFEITCLDISPDQKLIASACRSNNVQNAVIRIFSAENWLEIKPSLPFHSLTITRLKFSKDGKFLLSVCRDRKWALWERNMEDDTFELRYKNEKPHTRIVWDADWAPSQFGNVFVTASRDKTVKVWRHQKEPTDDYVMETSIRHSKAVTAVSVHDTMVGDKILISVGLENGDIYIYSYTSGNFDLIAQLKDDITPADKVTRLRWSHSRRNGKFYLGVGSSDLSTRIYSLAYE, encoded by the coding sequence ATGGCAGAAACTATTGTTCCCGAGGCCATTTTTATAGGCGCTAACAAGCAAACCCAAGTTAGTGACCTACACAAGGCTAAGAAAATCGTCGCATTTGGCGCAGGTAAAACCATTGCATTATGGAATCCCATCGAACCGAACAATCAGGGTGTTTACGCCACTTTGAAAGGCCATGAAGCTGAAGTCACTTGTGTGAGGTTCATTCCAGAGTCACAATTTATGGTATCTGCATCTGAAGATCATCACGTCAAGATCTGGAAATTTACTGATTACTCGCATTTACAATGTGTACAAACCATTGAACATTATTCCAAGACAATTGTAGCATTAACCGCTTTACCGAACCTCATATCAGTCGGTTGTGCTGATGGTACAATCACCCTATGGAGACAGGACACTCAAAATGATCAGTTTAGTCTCGCTCACAAATTTACGATAAAAAGGGGATTTTTTTACCCATTGTGCCTATCGTTGTCTAAAGTCCAAGAGAACAAGTATTTACTTGCCATTGGTGGTACCAATACGCATGTTTTTATTGCGTCTTTCGTCCTCGATAATGCCGGCATTGAAAACTGTCAAATCGTTGCAGAATTAGAAGGACATGAAGACTGGGTTAAGTCATTGGCGTTTCGCCATCAAGAGACTCCAGGTGATTATTTACTATGCTCTGGGTCCCAAGATCGTTATATCAGATTGTGGAGAATCAGAGCTAATGATTTGATTGACGATTCTGAAGaggattcaaaaaaattaaccCTGTTGAGTAATAAACAATATAAATTTAATATTGATGATGAGTTGAGAGTGGGCATAAACTTTGAAGCTCTAATTATGGGCCATGATGACTGGATTTCATCTCTTCAGTGGCACGAATCCCGTTTACAACTCCTAGCTGCCACTGCTGATACTTCATTGATGGTATGGGAACCTGATGAGACCTCGGGTATTTGGGTATGTGGTCTGCGATTAGGTGAAATATCTTCGAAAGGTGCCTCGACTGCTACTGGTTCCTCTGGTGGTTTTTGGTCCTGTTTATGGTTTACCCATGAGGGAATGGACTTCTTTTTGACTAATGGTAAGACTGGATCTTGGAGAATGTGGGGTACAAAGGATAATATCATATGCGACCAGAGATTAGGCATATCAGGTGCCACAAAGGATGTTACAGACGTTGCTTGGTCCCCTACTGGTGAGTACCTATTGGCCACTTCTCTGGACCAAACTACAAGACTTTTTGCTCCATGGGTTTACGACGTCAGCGggaagaaaagggaaattGCAACCTGGCATGAATTTTCTAGACCACAAATACATGGTTATGATATGGTTTGTGTTGAACCAATTACGGATACCAGATTTGTtagtggtggtgatgagaaaattttaagaTCTTTTGATTTACCTAAAGGCGTGGCTGGAATATTACAGAAGTTTGTTGGTCTCCAATTTGGTaaagaagatgaattgCCTGAATCAGCCACTGTTCCTGTTTTAGGTCTGTCTAATAAAGCCGGAGAAGATGACTCTtatgaagatgacgatgacgatgaagacgacAGTAATAATACTCCCGACGTCATTGATCCCTTATCCTTACTAGAGTGCCCACCAATGGAAGACCAATTACAGAGACACTTGTTGTGGCcagaagttgaaaaactttacGGACACGGTTTTGAAATAACGTGCCTTGATATTTCTCCTGATCAGAAATTAATTGCCTCTGCTTGTAGATCAAATAATGTTCAGAATGCAGTTATCAGAATATTTAGCGCGGAAAATTGGTTGGAAATAAAGCCTTCCTTACCGTTCCACAGTTTGACGATAACAAGATTGAAATTCTCCAAGGATGGGAAATTTTTGCTGAGTGTCTGTAGAGACAGAAAATGGGCACTTTGGGAAAGAAACATGGAAGACGACACTTTTGAACTGAGATACAAGAATGAAAAACCGCATACAAGGATTGTGTGGGATGCAGATTGGGCGCCCTCGCAGTTTGGTAATGTATTTGTGACTGCATCCAGAGACAAGACCGTCAAGGTCTGGAGGCACCAAAAGGAACCAACTGATGATTACGTTATGGAAACATCAATTAGGCACAGTAAAGCTGTCACTGCTGTCTCTGTACACGATACCATGGTGGGAGATAAAATCTTAATATCCGTGGGTCTTGAAAATGGTgacatttatatatatagttaTACTTCTGGCAACTTCGATTTAATAGCACAGTTAAAAGATGATATAACGCCAGCTGACAAAGTCACGAGATTAAGATGGTCACATTCAAGGAGGAATGGTAAATTCTATTTAGGTGTAGGAAGTAGCGATTTGTCTACTCGTATATACTCTTTGGCTTACGAATAG
- the SKDI07G4530 gene encoding uncharacterized protein (similar to Saccharomyces cerevisiae YGR201C), with the protein MSDGTLFTDLKERRLIRTIVPRGLVRSLKLDVKLADPSDAQKLYDREFPWGKYPTFVGPRDEWTLTEAMAIDYYLIHLSSDEKVITQLLGPERDFRAHADILRWESLSTSDFLNEVCEVFFPLVGVKPYNAAEFKAAKRNIDTIVSLYERRLKEQQFLTSDDHETLADLTSAAAFSLGFISIFDETWRSTHPEITNWFNKVIKSRFFEGEFENFEMCETAMQPKG; encoded by the coding sequence ATGTCTGACGGAACTCTATTTACTGACTTGAAAGAGAGAAGATTGATTAGAACTATCGTGCCAAGGGGTTTGGTGCGTTCGTTGAAGCTGGACGTGAAACTTGCAGACCCCAGCGACGCCCAGAAACTCTACGATCGGGAATTTCCCTGGGGCAAGTACCCCACCTTTGTGGGGCCACGTGATGAGTGGACTCTCACTGAAGCAATGGCCATCGACTACTACCTGATCCACCTTTCCAGCGACGAGAAGGTCATTACGCAGCTACTGGGGCCCGAGCGCGATTTTAGAGCTCATGCAGACATTTTAAGGTGGGAGTCGCTCTCTACCAGCGATTTCTTAAACGAAGTCTGCGAGGTATTCTTCCCTCTAGTAGGCGTAAAGCCGTACAATGCCGCCGAATTCAAAGCTGCGAAGAGAAACATAGACACGATTGTTTCTCTTTACGAGAGGAGATTGAAGGAACAGCAGTTTCTTACGTCCGATGACCACGAGACTCTTGCTGATTTGACCTCTGCTGCAGCTTTTTCACTAGGATTTATAAGTATTTTCGATGAAACATGGAGGTCCACGCATCCTGAAATCACCAACTGGTTCAATAAGGTGATTAAGTCGCGCTTTTTTGAAggtgaatttgaaaattttgaaatgtgTGAGACCGCCATGCAACCCAAGGGATAA
- the PCT1 gene encoding choline-phosphate cytidylyltransferase (similar to Saccharomyces cerevisiae PCT1 (YGR202C); ancestral locus Anc_5.137), translating to MANPTTGKSSIRAKLSNSSLSNLFKKNKNKRQHEDTEEQDVEHQVEKENQEENKDTQLTPRKRRRLTKEFEENETRYTTELPKDLRKYRPKGFRFNLPPTDRPVRIYADGVFDLFHLGHMKQLEQCKKAFPNVTLIVGVPSDKITHKLKGLTVLTDKQRCETLMHCKWVDEVVPNAPWCVTPEFLLEHKIDYVAHDDIPYVSADSDDIYKPIKERGKFLTTQRTDGVSTSDIITKIIRDYDKYLMRNFARGATRQELNVSWLKKNELEFKKHINEFRSYFKKNQTNLNNASRDLYFEVREILLKKTLGKKLYSKLIGNELKKQNQRQRQRQQNFLDDPFTRKLIREASPATEFANEFTGQNPTKPATKGIFSQDDDEESNSNNTNTNSESDSNTNSTPPSDDDDDNDRLTLENLTQKKKKSSS from the coding sequence atggcaaaCCCAACAACAGGGAAGTCCTCAATTAGGGCTAAGCTTTCTAACTCTTCGCTATCGAActtattcaaaaagaataaaaataaaaggcAGCATGAGGATACGGAAGAGCAGGATGTGGAGCATCAGgttgaaaaagagaatcaagaagagaataaGGACACACAGCTCACTCCGAGGAAGCGTCGTCGGTTGACCAaggaatttgaagaaaatgaaaccCGCTACACGACCGAATTGCCCAAGGACCTGCGCAAGTATCGCCCAAAGGGCTTCCGATTCAATTTACCCCCCACGGATAGGCCTGTCAGGATCTATGCAGACGGCGTCTTTGATCTTTTCCATTTGGGCCACATGAAGCAACTGGAACAGTGTAAGAAGGCGTTCCCCAATGTAACGCTGATAGTCGGTGTGCCCAGCGATAAAATCACTCACAAACTGAAAGGGTTGACCGTACTGACCGACAAGCAACGCTGCGAAACTCTGATGCATTGCAAATGGGTCGACGAGGTCGTACCCAACGCTCCCTGGTGTGTTACCCCAGAATTCCTACTCGAACACAAAATTGATTACGTGGCTCACGATGACATCCCCTACGTTAGTGCTGACAGTGACGATATCTACAAGCCGATAAAGGAAAGAGGTAAGTTCTTGACCACCCAAAGAACGGACGGTGTCTCCACGAGTGACATCATCACCAAGATCATCAGGGACTATGACAAGTATCTGATGAGAAATTTCGCAAGAGGGGCCACCAGACAAGAATTGAACGTTTCCTGGTTAAAGAAGAACGAACTTGAGTTCAAGAAACACATCAATGAATTCAGATCGtacttcaagaaaaatcaaacaaatcTGAATAACGCCTCCAGAGATTTATATTTCGAAGTGCGTGAGATCCTTCTAAAGAAAACCCTGGGTAAAAAACTCtattccaagttgataGGCAACGAATTAAAGAAGCAAAACCAACGGCAAAGACAAAGGCAGCAAAATTTTCTGGATGATCCATTTACCAGGAAGCTAATCAGGGAGGCCTCTCCGGCTACGGAATTTGCCAATGAATTTACAGGCCAGAATCCCACTAAACCTGCCACTAAAGGTATTTTCAGTcaagacgatgatgaagaaagtaACTCCAACAACACAAATACGAACTCGGAGTCGGATTCAAACACAAATTCAACCCCTCCTagcgatgatgacgatgacaaTGATAGGCTGaccttggaaaatttgactcaaaagaaaaaaaaatctagcAGCTGA
- the YCH1 gene encoding phosphatase YCH1 (similar to Saccharomyces cerevisiae YCH1 (YGR203W); ancestral locus Anc_5.136), which yields MDSYSITNVKYLDPSELHRWMNEGHTTTLREPFQVVDVRGSDYLGGHIRDGWHYAYSRLKQDPEYLRELKHRLLQKQADGHEALNVVFHCMLSQQRGPSAAMLLLRSLDTAELPRCRLWVLRGGFSRWQAVYGDDESVTEGYLSDLWD from the coding sequence atggaCTCGTACTCGATAACGAACGTAAAATACCTCGATCCTAGCGAATTGCACCGTTGGATGAACGAGGGCCATACCACCACGCTGAGGGAGCCCTTCCAGGTGGTGGACGTGCGAGGCTCGGACTACCTGGGGGGCCATATCAGGGACGGATGGCACTACGCATACTCGCGTCTTAAACAGGATCCGGAGTATCTGCGTGAACTAAAGCACCGGCTGTTGCAAAAGCAAGCGGATGGCCACGAAGCGCTCAACGTGGTGTTCCACTGCATGCTGTCGCAGCAACGCGGACCGTCCGCGGCGATGCTGCTGTTGCGGTCGCTTGACACGGCAGAGCTTCCCCGCTGTCGGCTATGGGTGTTGCGCGGCGGTTTCTCCCGTTGGCAGGCCGTGTATGGTGACGACGAAAGCGTCACAGAGGGTTACCTCTCTGATCTGTGGGATTGA